ATATTTTAAATACTATGAAAAAGAGTAAAGTATGATATTTGAAATACTTTACACTCGTAGTAATTGACGTCGAGTACCATAAAGGATAGGTGTAAAACAATGCAATTTTCAGATAATGAAATCAGGGACATAAATCGATATCTTGAGCAGGGAAAACCTCTTCCGGAAAAATATCGCTTTTTACTTTTTGAAGACAAAAGAGAAGTTGAGTTGGTTTGGAATGGCAAAACAAACGAAGTATGCAACGTTGTTTTACCGTTTCAGGTGATTGAGCAGGTGGATGAACCGCGCGCAGAAAAGGACATTAATATCCAGGGATCCCTTTTTGATGTGGATTTTCGCGGACGGCAATTGAAAGGCTGGACGAACAAGCTCATTTGGGGCGATAACAAATTGATTTTGAGCAGTCTCAAAAATGGCCCCATGCGCGAAGAGATCGAAAAGCAAGGAGGGATAAAACTCATTTACATTGACCCGCCGTTTGACGTAGGTGCGGATTTTTCAATGGATATTGAAATCGGCGATGACACGTTTACCAAAAAACCCAACGTGTTAGAGGAATTGGCCTATAGGGATACTTGGGGAAAAGGTGCAGATAGCTTTATCGCTATGATTTATGAGAGATTGAGTTTAATGCGGGATTTATTGGCGGAGGATGGGAGTATTTATGTTCATAGTGATTATCGGGTAAATAGCCATGTAAGACTTATTCTTGATGAAATATTTGGAAAGGATTTATTCCAAAATGAAGTGATTTGGTGTTATCGGGGGATGGCTGTTTCAAAGAATCATTATGTTAGAAGGCATGACAATATTTATTTTTATACAAAGGCAAAAGCATACCCTTTCTATTGGGATAGGATAACAGAACCATTAACTGAATCTACTGTGGATAAATATAGGTATGAAGATGAAAAAGGTCGAAAATTTCGACTGCACGGTAGAAATATTCAAGGTAGTCCTATCCAAAATCATACCGATATTGATATAAAATGGTTGAAAAGAAATCCTGAATTATGTAGAGTTGACTATTTAGATGAAAAAAAAGGTACAAAGCCGAGAGATTGGTTTTTAATGGATTATATAAATGTAATGTCTTCTGAAAGAGTTGACTACCCAACACAAAAGCCAGAATCTTTACTTGAAAGAATAGTCAAAGCCTCTTCTAATAAAGGCGATCTTGTTGCAGATTTCTTCTGTGGTTCTGGTACTACACTAGCCGTTGCAGAAAAACTCGGCAGAAAGTGGATTGGTTCTGATTTGGGTAAATTTGCAATTCATACCACCCGCAAGCGCATAATCGGCGTTCAGCGACAGATGAAAGAAGCGGGTAAAAATTACAGAGCTTTTGAAATTCTCAACCTCGGCAAGTACGAACGCCAGCATTATATCGGTGTGAATCCAAATTTGCGCGAAGAAGAAAAGAAAAAACAAATTGAGCAGAAAGAACAGCATTTCACCGAATTAATTTTGCATGCCTACCGCGCCCAAAGCGTTGATGGATTCCGGGTATTTCAGGGGAAAAAGGCAAATCGACTCGTGGCCATCGGTCCGATTAATTTGCCCGTGACCCGTCTTTTTGTCGAAGAGATCATTCTCGAGTGTCGGGAAAAACATATCACCAAAGTGGATGTCCTGGCGTTTGAATTTGAAATGGGTCTTTTCCCGAATATTCAGGAGGAGGCGAAAAACAAAGGTATTGACCTGGCCATGAAATATATTCCCCGGGATGTTTTTGACAAAAGAGCTATTGAGAAAAATCAGGTAGTATTTCATGACGTTTCTTATATCGAGGTGAAACCTCATTTCAAGAAAAATGCCGTAGCAGTGGAATTGACCGATTTTTCTGTTTTTTACAATCAGGATTCGATTGCTAATGCAGAATCGAATCTGAAAAACGGAAGCAATAAAATTGTCGTGGAAAATGGACAGATAATTAAAGTCTCAAAGGATAAAAACGGGATAACTTCCCGCGAAATATTAACGAAAAAATGGACGGACTGGATTGATTACTGGTCGGTCGATTTTGACTTTGAAAGCAAACGCGAGATCGTGCAGATAAAAAATGTGAATGGCGAGACAGAGGAGGTTTGGACAGGGGATTTTATTTTTGAGAATGAATGGCAATCCTTCCGCACAAAAAAAGACCGCTCTCTTGAATTAAAAAGCGTATTTAAGGAATATGACGTTGGCCGGAATAAAATCGCGGTCAAGGTCGTGGATATTTTCGGGAATGATACGATGAAAATCATTGAAGTTACTATCGGGGGGAAAAGATAAAATGGCACTGCATAAAAATTTTCCAAAATCACCTCATGCTGTTTTAGAACCAGACCTGCGCTGGTTTCCAGCTGATGAAGCCTTGCGAGAACAGGGCTATGAAAAACTTTTGCCTCCGCTTGTGGCGCGACTCAGAAAAGAAGTCAAAGTGTGGAGAGAGGCAGGATATGAGGGAGCCAGCTCAACAAGCCAGGCGCTTTTAAAATGGTGGTTTAAAACAGAGCATATTTTACCGACTGCAGACGGAAACACGTTTACTTTTCAGTATTATTTTGCACAACGGGAAGCGGTGGAAACCATCGTCTTTTTGCATGAAATCGTGCAGGTAAAAGATAAATATGATTTGCTCCGTTTTGATAGTTCGGGCGCAGTGTCGGCTGGCATGTTCCCGGAAACATGGCGCCGGTTTGTTATTAAAATGGCCACGGGAAGCGGAAAGACAAAAGTTTTAAGTCTGATTTTAACATGGTGTTATTTTCACAAACTGTACGAAGAGGATTCTACACTGGCCAGAAATTTTTTAGTGATAACACCAAATATTATCGTGCTGGATCGAATTCGTTCGGATTTTGACGGATTGCGGATATTTTTTGAAGATCCGGTATTACCGGAAAATGGATTTGATGGGCAAAACTGGAAGGATGATTTTCAGCTTTCATTGCATATTCAAGATGACGTGAATGTCACCCGCAAAATGGGAAATATTTTCCTCACCAATATTCACCGCGTCTATGACAGCCACCAGAAAGAACCTTCTTTTGATGATGACGACCGCACGGAATATTTTTTGGGAAGGCGACCAGTAGGAAAAACCAACGAGTCCAAAATCGAATTGGGTGATATTGTTCGGGACATTGACGAGCTGGTGGTTCTGAATGATGAAGCCCACCATATCCACGATGAAAGGCTTGAATGGTTCAAGTCGATTGAAGATATTCACAATCGGCTTTTACAAAAAGATGGGTGTTTGTCTCTACAAGTAGACGTAACCGCCACCCCGAAACACAACAACGGCGCTATTTTTGTACAGACGGTTTCTGATTATCCGTTGGTAGAAGCGATCTACCAGGACGTGGTCAAACACCCTGTTCTGCCGGATTCAGCCAGTCGCGCAAAGTTAAGCGAAAAGAAAAGCTCAAAATATACAGAAAAATACGAGGATTATATTCACCTGGGATTTCTGGAATGGAAAAAGGTCTATGATGAGCATTTGAAAACTGGTAAAAAAGCCATCTTTTTTGTAATGACCGATGACACGAAAAATTGCGATGAAGTGGCCGAATATCTGGAAAACCGATACCCGGAATTCAAGGATTCGGTTTTGGTGATCCACACAAAAAACAATGGAGAAATTTCTGAAACCGCATCCGGCAAGAAGAAAGAAGAGTTGGAAGAACTCCGCAAAGCGGCAAATGAAATTGATAATCCAGAGAGTAAATATAAAGCCATTGTTTCTGTACTCATGCTGAAAGAAGGATGGGACGTGCGCAACGTGATCACGATTGTTGGACTGCGAGCTTATGTATCAAAGAGTAATATCTTGCCAGAGCAAACACTAGGCCGGGGACTCCGGCGCATGTATCGAGAACAGGACTTGACCGAATATGTCAGCGTCGTGGGAACTGACGCATTTATGGATTTTGTGGAATCAATACAGAATGAAGGAGTTGAACTTGAGCGGAAGAGAATGGGAGGAGATTCTACCCCCAAAGCACCCCTCGTCATTGAGGTGGATAATGAAAATACAAAAAAAGATATCGGGAAATTGGATATTGAGATACCGGTTTTAACCCCAAGAATATTCCGGGAATATAAAAATCTTTCCGAA
Above is a genomic segment from candidate division WOR-3 bacterium containing:
- a CDS encoding site-specific DNA-methyltransferase, with amino-acid sequence MQFSDNEIRDINRYLEQGKPLPEKYRFLLFEDKREVELVWNGKTNEVCNVVLPFQVIEQVDEPRAEKDINIQGSLFDVDFRGRQLKGWTNKLIWGDNKLILSSLKNGPMREEIEKQGGIKLIYIDPPFDVGADFSMDIEIGDDTFTKKPNVLEELAYRDTWGKGADSFIAMIYERLSLMRDLLAEDGSIYVHSDYRVNSHVRLILDEIFGKDLFQNEVIWCYRGMAVSKNHYVRRHDNIYFYTKAKAYPFYWDRITEPLTESTVDKYRYEDEKGRKFRLHGRNIQGSPIQNHTDIDIKWLKRNPELCRVDYLDEKKGTKPRDWFLMDYINVMSSERVDYPTQKPESLLERIVKASSNKGDLVADFFCGSGTTLAVAEKLGRKWIGSDLGKFAIHTTRKRIIGVQRQMKEAGKNYRAFEILNLGKYERQHYIGVNPNLREEEKKKQIEQKEQHFTELILHAYRAQSVDGFRVFQGKKANRLVAIGPINLPVTRLFVEEIILECREKHITKVDVLAFEFEMGLFPNIQEEAKNKGIDLAMKYIPRDVFDKRAIEKNQVVFHDVSYIEVKPHFKKNAVAVELTDFSVFYNQDSIANAESNLKNGSNKIVVENGQIIKVSKDKNGITSREILTKKWTDWIDYWSVDFDFESKREIVQIKNVNGETEEVWTGDFIFENEWQSFRTKKDRSLELKSVFKEYDVGRNKIAVKVVDIFGNDTMKIIEVTIGGKR
- a CDS encoding DEAD/DEAH box helicase family protein, with the protein product MALHKNFPKSPHAVLEPDLRWFPADEALREQGYEKLLPPLVARLRKEVKVWREAGYEGASSTSQALLKWWFKTEHILPTADGNTFTFQYYFAQREAVETIVFLHEIVQVKDKYDLLRFDSSGAVSAGMFPETWRRFVIKMATGSGKTKVLSLILTWCYFHKLYEEDSTLARNFLVITPNIIVLDRIRSDFDGLRIFFEDPVLPENGFDGQNWKDDFQLSLHIQDDVNVTRKMGNIFLTNIHRVYDSHQKEPSFDDDDRTEYFLGRRPVGKTNESKIELGDIVRDIDELVVLNDEAHHIHDERLEWFKSIEDIHNRLLQKDGCLSLQVDVTATPKHNNGAIFVQTVSDYPLVEAIYQDVVKHPVLPDSASRAKLSEKKSSKYTEKYEDYIHLGFLEWKKVYDEHLKTGKKAIFFVMTDDTKNCDEVAEYLENRYPEFKDSVLVIHTKNNGEISETASGKKKEELEELRKAANEIDNPESKYKAIVSVLMLKEGWDVRNVITIVGLRAYVSKSNILPEQTLGRGLRRMYREQDLTEYVSVVGTDAFMDFVESIQNEGVELERKRMGGDSTPKAPLVIEVDNENTKKDIGKLDIEIPVLTPRIFREYKNLSELDVANFAIQKLPVKQFTEEEQREIVFKDITTNEITHKTLLDSDFVANYTSVVGYFTQVIMKELRLVSGYDILYEKVKTFIRDFLFIYSVDLEDLNILRNLSELEATKTIIETFKKKINELIILDKGEAEIRDYIKISKCRPFVVKDQGYLVPKKSAFNKVIGDSHLELEFANFLESCEDIISYVKNYFAVNFKIDYKNSSGDISNYYPDFLVKKSEKEIFIIETKGQEDLDVPLKTERLD